From one Rhopalosiphum padi isolate XX-2018 chromosome 2, ASM2088224v1, whole genome shotgun sequence genomic stretch:
- the LOC132920896 gene encoding uncharacterized protein LOC132920896, translating to MFRNGKFSETTPSKQSRSERFQEMSKQQQLIEQKKREIQARFEEKKKKIAELTGENKSQQPLAITKNAIKLDKIKSFYQKSKSTKKNETSAKGSNEELPYESTGAHKNKPSLADVFEKDDISDTKDLENNIEPKVLHGPKLESNYCIDAFKEPEPFIPDHQFIGYNINQSYQPSNFYNTPSVQVTSIQPQPQTNVVQVPTVSIVTTHPILQISQPTSMYQPQNPVFISQNNSKMTIPHGPYQQYPLQTSPLTATIVTDTTTTTTVPRNADEQPSLIVTETSTVSLGPTPDAAHILNATPQTIETYTPVSRALNTVMRCEPQAVLDNQDVESLAATVAEYGDEIENIILQERPQDVNLLFLRNKNSPAYTIFRQRVGYLKAKMIANKLTPTDIKPQTLLNQTAVTDFDSEDGTNKKRKRKSRWANDNVKVTVASTVGGNSSITINQSIPQPVNVQKLVGMPGMSGPMISQVGRNDPALIQYAMQSFGTINLSEEDWKKAEDHYKINLLYQDMLKKRQQLESLQRAGKFKYEYDSDEDTEGGTWEHKLRKEEMVATERWAEELTEKSKDKHHIGDFLPPDELARFMEKYSALREDREPDLSDYKEFKLKEDNIGFQMLQKLGWSEGQGLGSSGTGIVEPVNKGGSHNENHGLGVERPSELRQNDDEFDAYRKRMMLAYRFRPNPLNNPRRPYY from the exons ATGTTTCGAAATGGAAAGTTTTCTGAAACAACTCCATCTAAACAGTCCCGAAGTGAACGTTTTCAAGAAATGTCAAAGCAACAACAATTAATTGAACAGAAAAAACGTGAAATTCAAGCTagatttgaagaaaaaaaaaagaaaattgctGAATTAACAGGAGAAAATAAATCACAACAACCTTTGGCTATtactaaaaatgcaataaaattggacaaaataaaatcattttatcaaaaatctaAGAGTACAAAAAA GAACGAGACTTCAGCAAAAGGTTCAAATGAAGAATTACCATATGAGTCAACAGGAGCTCATAAGAATAAACCTAGTTTAGCCGATGTTTTTGAAAAAGATGATATTTCTG atacaaaagatcttgaaaataatattgaaccaAAAGTTTTACATGGACCAAAATTAG AGTCAAATTATTGTATAGACGCATTTAAAGAACCTGAGCCCTTTATTCCAGATCATCAGTttattggatataatattaatcaatcatACCAACCATCCAACTTTTATAACACTCCATCTGTCCAAGTAACTTCAATCCAACCTCAACCTCAGACCAATGTGGTCCAAGTTCCTACTGTATCAATAGTTACCACACATccaattttacaaatttcacaACCAACTTCAATGTATCAACCACAAAATCCAGTatttatatcacaaaataattcaaaa atgACTATTCCTCATGGTCCTTATCAACAATATCCGTTACAGACTTCTCCACTAACAGCTACAATAGTTACAGAtactacaacaacaacaactgtACCTCGTAATGCTGATGAGCAACCATCACTTATAGTAACTGAAACATCTACCGTATCTTTGGGACCAACTCCAGATGCAGCACATATATTGAATGCAACACCTCAGACAATTGAAACTTACACTCCGGTTTCGAGAG CTTTGAATACAGTGATGAGATGTGAACCACAAGCAGTTCTTGACAATCAGGATGTCGAAAGTTTGGCAGCTACAGTTGCTGAATATGGtgatgaaattgaaaatatcataCTACAAGAACGACCCCAAgatgttaatttatt atttttgagaAACAAAAATTCTCCAGCCTATACAATTTTTCGACAAAGAGTTGGATACTTAAAAGCAAAAATGATAGCTAATAAATTGACACCAACTGATATAAAACCTCaaacattattaaatcaaaCAGCAGTTACAGACTTTGATAGTGAAGATGGAACTAATAAAAAACGTAAACGTAAAAGTCGCTGGGCAAATGATAATGTTAAAGTTACAGTTGCTTCAACAGTTGGTGGGAATTCTTCTATTACAATCAATCAAAGTATTCCCCAACCAGTTAATGTTCAAAAACTTg tTGGTATGCCTGGTATGTCTGGACCCATGATAAGTCAAGTTGGACGAAATGATCCTGCTTTAATACAGTATGCTATGCAATCATTTGGAACAATAAATTTATCTGAAGAAGATTGGAAAAAAGCAGAGGatcattataaa ATAAATTTGTTATATCAAGATATGCTAAAAAAACGTCAACAATTGGAAAGTTTACAAAGAGctggaaaatttaaatatgaatatgataGTGATGAAGATACTGAAGGTGGTACATGGGAACATAAATTAAGAAAAGAGGAAATGGTTGCCACTGAAAGATGGGCTGAAGAGTTAACTGAAAAGTCTAAAGATAAACATCATATTGGTGATTTTTTACCTCCTGATGAACTTGCTAGATTTATGGAAAag tattctgCTTTAAGAGAAGATCGCGAGCCTGATTTGTCTGATTATAAagagtttaaattaaaagaagATAATATAGGTTTTCAGATGTTACAAAAACTTGGGTGGTCTGAAGGGCAAGGTTTAGGATCTAGTGGTACTGGTATTGTCGAGCCagttaataa aGGTGGATCTCATAATGAAAATCATGGTTTGGGTGTTGAAAGACCATCAGAACTTAGACAAAATGATGATGAATTTGATGCCTATCGAAAACGAATGATGTTGGCGTATCGTTTTCGTCCTAATCCTTTA AATAATCCTCGAAGACCGTACTACTAA
- the LOC132920897 gene encoding BET1 homolog, with product MDYKDKIMRRSHGGNYYDPLPSSSSYGGEFIETENDDLTEQLKDKVNTLKSLSIDIGAEVKYQDRLLRDMDHDFETTGGFLSNTLGRVTRLSRNSGGYNMLYLILFCLAVFFILYIFLKLK from the exons ATGGATTATAAAG ATAAAATAATGCGTAGATCTCACGGAGGAAATTATTATGATCCACTGCCTTCAAGCAGTTCATATGGTGGTGAGTTTATTGAAACAGAGAACGATGATTTAACAGAGCAACTAAAAGATAAGGTGAATACTTTGAAGTCTCTCTCTATTGACATTGGTGCAGAAGTAAAATACCAGGATCGCTTACTAAGAGATATGGATCATGATTTTGAAACTACTGGAGGATTTTTGAGTAATACACTTGGTCGAGTTACAAGACTTAGTAGAAATAGTGGTGGCTATAATATGCtgtatctaattttattttgtttggcagtattttttatactatacatatttttgaaactgaaataa
- the LOC132919393 gene encoding uncharacterized protein LOC132919393, translating to MTSASSTSARSLFGDSKNLLSERVKLNINNMSSVIKQIHRSSKSHDMLNQTVKSLSLLESNIDRTEHNLNQLRNVSTNFNQQYGEFKRSIHLIEEVKEHVQTMQR from the coding sequence atgacGTCAGCTTCAAGTACAAGTGCTAGATCCCTTTTTGGTGattcaaaaaatttattgaGTGAACgggtaaaattaaacattaataatatgtcatcAGTTATCAAGCAAATCCACAGAAGTTCAAAAAGTCATGATATGTTAAATCAAACGGTCAAAAGTCTTTCATTGTTAGAATCTAATATTGATCGTACTgaacataatttaaatcaattaagaaATGTTTCAACCAATTTCAACCAACAATATGGAGAATTTAAAAGATCTATACATCTTATTGAAGAAGTAAAGGAACATGTGCAAACCATgcaaagataa